The following proteins come from a genomic window of Lycium ferocissimum isolate CSIRO_LF1 chromosome 4, AGI_CSIRO_Lferr_CH_V1, whole genome shotgun sequence:
- the LOC132052707 gene encoding uncharacterized protein LOC132052707, whose translation MAQDQLVFALFIILALVSFQFSYSYVLKGSVTCLDCKQHTDLSGIKVSVKCSQVKTLAMATTKEDGSFGTNLPSDSTNKCYAKILGGPNQLFVSRKEIDPTIVKAQEDDNSYTISKPLKFYTRCPLSNNGKCHEFGSSKTIDLPVPKEWGLAPTSYYLPFIPIIGIP comes from the exons ATGGCACAAGATCAACTGGTATTTGCTCTCTTCATCATTTTGGCTCTTGTCAGTTTTCAATTTTCCTATTCCTATGTCTTGAAGGGTTCTGTCACTTGCTTAGACTGCAAGCAACATACCGATCTCTCAG GAATAAAGGTTTCGGTGAAGTGTAGCCAGGTGAAAACATTGGCTATGGCCACAACAAAAGAAGATGGCTCTTTTGGAACCAACCTCCCTTCGGACAGTACAAACAAATGCTATGCCAAGATCCTTGGAGGTCCTAATCAGCTCTTTgtttcaagaaaagaaatagaTCCCACTATTGTCAAGGCTCAAGAGGATGATAATTCCTACACTATATCTAAGCCCTTAAAGTTCTACACAAGATGCCCTTTATCCAATAATGGAAAATGTCACGAGTTTGGTTCATCAAAGACTATTGATCTACCAGTGCCAAAGGAGTGGGGACTTGCACCAACTAGCTATTATCTTCCTTTCATCCCCATCATTGGCATACCTTAA
- the LOC132052704 gene encoding neoxanthin synthase, chloroplastic, translated as METLLRPFPSPLLSSPIPNKSIFLLNYPFLKPTTHNFSRKVHHKNKSSKISCSFLDLTPTSKPESLDVNISWVDPNSGRAQFDVIIIGGGPAGLRLAEQVSKYGIKVCCVDPSPLSMWPNNYGVWVDEFEKLGLEDCLDHKWPMTCVHINDNKTKYLDRPYGRVCRKKLKLKLLNSCVENRVKFCKAKVWEVKHEEFESTIVCDDGRKIKGSLIVDASGFASPFIEYDKRRNHGYQIAHGILAEVDNHPFDLDKMLLMDWRDSHLGNEPYLRVNNTKEPTFLYAMPFDKNLVFLEETSLVSRPVLSYMEVKRRMVARLRHMGIKVRSVIEEEKCVIPMGGPLPRIPQNVMAIGGNSGIVHPSTGYMVARSMALAPVLAEAIVEGLGSTRMIRGSQLYHKVWNGLWPLEKRCVRECYSFGMETLLKLDLKGTRRLFDAFFDLDPKYWQGFLSSRLSVKELAILSLCLFGHSSNLARLDIVTKCPVPLARMIGNLAVESL; from the coding sequence ATGGAAACTCTTCTCAGGCCTTTTCCATCTCCTTTACTTTCCTCTCCTATACCTAACAAGTCTATTTTCCTACTGAATTACCCCTTCTTGAAACCAACCACCCataatttttcaagaaaagttCATCACAAAAACAAAAGTAGTAAAATTTCTTGTAGCTTTCTTGATTTAACACCCACATCAAAGCCAGAGTCTTTAGATGTTAACATCTCATGGGTTGATCCTAATTCGGGCCGGGCTCAATTCGACGTGATCATCATTGGAGGGGGCCCTGCGGGGCTCCGGCTAGCTGAGCAAGTTTCTAAATATGGTATTAAGGTATGTTGTGTTGACCCTTCACCACTTTCCATGTGGCCAAATAATTATGGTGTTTGGGTTGATGAGTTTGAGAAGTTAGGACTTGAAGATTGTTTAGATCATAAGTGGCCTATGACTTGTGTTCATATAAATGATAACAAGACAAAGTATTTGGACAGACCATATGGTAGAGTCTGTAGaaagaagttgaagttgaaattgttAAATAGTTGTGTTGAAAACAGAGTGAAGTTTTGTAAAGCTAAAGTTTGGGAGGTGAAGCATGAAGAATTTGAGTCTACAATTGTATGTGATGATGGTAGGAAGATAAAGGGTAGTTTGATTGTGGACGCAAGTGGCTTTGCTAGTCCTTTTATAGAATATGACAAGCGAAGAAACCATGGTTATCAAATTGCACATGGGATTTTAGCAGAAGTGGATAATCATCCATTTGATTTAGATAAAATGTTGCTTATGGATTGGAGGGATTCTCATTTGGGTAATGAGCCATACTTGAGGGTGAATAATACTAAAGAACCAACATTCTTGTATGCAATGCCATTTGATAAAAATTTAGTTTTCTTGGAAGAGACTTCTTTGGTGAGTCGGCCTGTGTTATCGTATATGGAAGTGAAAAGGAGAATGGTAGCAAGATTAAGGCATATGGGAATCAAAGTGAGAAGTGTTATTGAGGAAGAGAAATGTGTGATTCCAATGGGAGGACCACTTCCGCGGATTCCTCAAAATGTTATGGCAATTGGTGGGAATTCGGGGATAGTTCACCCATCGACAGGGTACATGGTGGCTCGGAGCATGGCCTTGGCACCAGTATTAGCTGAGGCCATTGTTGAAGGCCTTGGCTCAACTAGAATGATAAGAGGGTCTCAACTTTATCACAAAGTTTGGAATGGTTTGTGgcctttggagaaaagatgtgTTAGAGAATGTTATTCATTTGGGATGGAGACTTTGTTGAAGCTTGATTTGAAGGGGACTAGGAGATTGTTTGATGCTTTTTTTGATCTTGATCCTAAATACTGGCAAGGGTTCCTTTCTTCAAGGTTGTCTGTCAAAGAACTTGCTATACTTAGCTTGTGCCTTTTTGGGCATTCCTCAAATTTGGCTAGGTTGGATATTGTTACAAAATGCCCGGTGCCATTGGCTAGAATGATTGGCAATCTAGCAGTAGAGAGCCTTTGA
- the LOC132052705 gene encoding vesicle-associated membrane protein 714, producing MAILYAVVARGTTVLAEFSAVTGNTGAVARRILEKIPSETESRLCFSQDRYIFHILRSDGLSFLCMANDTFGRRIPFSYLEDIQMRFMKNYGKVASYAPAYAMNDEFSRVLHQQMEFFSSNPSADTLNRVRGEVGEIRTIMVDNIEKILERGDRIELLVDKTGTMQDSAFHFRKQSKRLRRALWMKNAKLLGLLTCLIVLFLYLIIAACCGGITLPSCRS from the exons ATGGCGATACTGTATGCGGTTGTAGCGAGAGGCACAACAGTGTTGGCGGAGTTCAGTGCGGTTACGGGTAACACAGGTGCGGTGGCACGGAGAATATTGGAGAAGATTCCAAGTGAAACGGAATCTCGGCTTTGTTTCTCACAAGATCGATATATTTTCCATATACTCCGATCAGATGGACTCTCCTTCCTTTGTATGGCCAACGATACCTTTGGAA GGAGGATTCCATTCTCATACTTAGAGGATATTCAGATGAGGTTCATGAAGAACTATGGCAAGGTGGCTTCTTATGCTCCTGCCTATGCCATGAATGATGAATTCTCAAGGGTCTTACATCAGCAAATGGAGTTCTTTTCAAGTAATCCCAGTGCAGATACACTAAATCGTGTCAGAGGAGAAGTTGGTGAG ATACGCACCATCATGGTTGATAATATTGAGAAAATACTTGAAAGAGGGGATCGGATTGAGCTACTCGTTGACAAAACAGGAACAATGCAAGACAGTGCATTTCACTTCAGGAAACAGTCGAAACGCCTTAGGAGAGCTCTTTGGATGAAAAACGCGAAGCTCCT GGGTTTGTTAACATGCCTGATTGTGCTCTTCCTTTACTTGATAATTGCTGCTTGTTGTGGAGGCATCACCCTACCTTCCTGCAGATCATGA